ACATCTCTGCAATGGATACCTCGGAGATGCGGTAAAGAAACTGCAAATTACGCCATAATATGCAGTATATGTGTAAAACAGGGACAGTTATTGAATCCCTGTTTTTATGACTTTTCTTGACAAGTAAATTATTTAGTATAAATTTCATAATAATAAAATGAAAATGCGTTATAAAAATGGAAGAATTTTGGAGAAAAACTGGAAAGATTTTGGAAGAAAAACGGAAGAAATGGGTTTTTGCAATTTGGAAAAAGGCTGTAAGGCCTTATAAATAAAGTAATGGAGAGATGGCCGAGCGGCTTAAGGCAAACGATTGCTAAGCGGATCCGGGCATTTTCGTAACCCCCAGTAAATTCAAGCAAACCCCTTGTTAATTCTAACGAAATCACCTTTTTTTTGACGATTTTGTTTTGATGAATTTTGATGAATTTTGACCAATTTATGTAAGAAATTTGGCAGAAATTTTTATCACTCAATTTTCTCGAAATTTACAGGAGAGATTTTCGTAAATCTTTACCCCAAATTTTGCACAGGAATTTCACCCTCAATTTTTTGATTTTATAGAGGGAATGAAAAAAGTGGTGATTAAAGATTGACAAAGATAAGTTTTAAGAATATTTAAGTGTAAAGATACTTGTTGATGAAATAAAAGTAGGAGTCAAACTATGAAAAAATATCTTATATTAATTGCTTTTGCTTTTCTATTTCCCTACTGCACACAATTATATGCAAACACTTGGACTAAAACTTTCGGCGGAACGGGCGATGATTATTGCGGTTCTGTTCAACAGACTTCTGATAAGGGATATATTATGTGTGGAATGACAGAGTGTAACGCATGGCTAATAAAAACAGATAGTTTAGGAAATACAGTTTGGACAAAAACTTATGGCGGGACTGATTATGATGAAGGCAGTTCAGTACAGCAGACAGAAGATGGGGGATATATCGTAGCCGGGACAACACATCTTGACAGTAGTGATTACGGAAATGCGTGGCTTATAAAAACTAACTCAATGGGAGACACATTATGGACAAGAAGATTCGGAGGAAGCATGTTTGATGCTGGCAGGTCAGTTCAGCAAACAAAAGATAAAGGGTATATCATAGCCGGACAAACAGGTTCTTATGGGGCTGGTAATAGTGATGTATGGCTTATAAAAACAGATTCTATTGGAGATACATTATGGACAAGAACATTCGGAGGCACTGGACGGGATGAGGGACGTTCAGTCCGGCAGACAATCGATGGTGGATATATCGTAGGAGGATTAACATACTCTTATGGGGCTGGCATCAGTGATATGTGGTTAATAAAAACTGACTCGGCAGGAAATTCCTTATGGACAAAAACATTTGGAGGAGATAGCTGCGATGAGGGTGGTTCGGTTCAGCAAACAACAGATGGAGGATATATAATTACAGGATTTACATGGTTTTATAGTACAAG
The genomic region above belongs to bacterium and contains:
- a CDS encoding T9SS type A sorting domain-containing protein gives rise to the protein MKKYLILIAFAFLFPYCTQLYANTWTKTFGGTGDDYCGSVQQTSDKGYIMCGMTECNAWLIKTDSLGNTVWTKTYGGTDYDEGSSVQQTEDGGYIVAGTTHLDSSDYGNAWLIKTNSMGDTLWTRRFGGSMFDAGRSVQQTKDKGYIIAGQTGSYGAGNSDVWLIKTDSIGDTLWTRTFGGTGRDEGRSVRQTIDGGYIVGGLTYSYGAGISDMWLIKTDSAGNSLWTKTFGGDSCDEGGSVQQTTDGGYIITGFTWFYSTSGWKIYSSLIKTNNSGDTVWTRIFNETGVDYILSAQQTRDSGYILTGVIGWTGSYKTGNGDVWLIKTNSSGDTLWTRTFGGDTLDGGSSVQQTADGGFIIVGSTYSFGAGNEDVYLIKTDSLGNVGVEENTPLSGRDVATLQITKNPFVKSTVIKYFIPVRTRVILSVYDISGSCVKTLVDGEKAAGSYSSTLNAKELKTGIYFVRLTTDIHKLTKKLILMK